The following are encoded in a window of Chiloscyllium plagiosum isolate BGI_BamShark_2017 chromosome 11, ASM401019v2, whole genome shotgun sequence genomic DNA:
- the LOC122554573 gene encoding regulator of G-protein signaling 21-like: MLWSESVDKLLSHKAGQVAFRNFLTKEYSEENIDFWLACENYKKIKCPTKLACEAKKIYTKFIKVEAPGEINIDFTTRENIAKSINEPTPSSFDLAQKLIYSLMAKDCYPRFLRSNNYLELVTNAEKSQQQ, from the exons ATGCTGTGGTCTGAATCGGTGGATAAACTGTTGTCTCACAAAG CTGGTCAGGTTGCTTTCAGAAACTTCCTTACAAAGGAATACAGTGAAGAGAACATCGATTTCTGGTTGGCCTGTGAAAACTACAAGAAAATCAAGTGTCCTACAAAACTGGCTTGTGAGGCCAAGAAGATTTATACCAAATTTATCAAAGTTGAGGCACCTGGAGAG ATTAACATTGATTTTACAACACGAGAGAATATTGCCAAAAGCATCAATGAGCCTACCCCTTCCAGCTTTGACCTGGCACAGAAACTAATCTACAGCCTGATGGCAAAAGACTGTTATCCCAGATTCCTGAGGTCCAACAACTACCTGGAACTGGTAACCAATGCAGAAAAAAGTCAGCAGCAATGA